From the genome of Methanobrevibacter smithii ATCC 35061, one region includes:
- a CDS encoding ferritin-like domain-containing protein, with protein sequence MIKYEHKIGSTVGTGVEKEVQNNFNGETQEVGMYLAMSRQASRSGYGELAEVFKRLAWEEAEHAARFCEMNGIIKDDLKANIEMMLEGEKMANAEKREASEKAAAENLEDATDFFKESSKDEGRHYKILEGILERYF encoded by the coding sequence ATGATTAAATACGAACATAAAATAGGCAGTACTGTAGGTACTGGAGTAGAAAAAGAAGTACAAAACAATTTCAACGGAGAAACCCAAGAAGTAGGTATGTACTTAGCTATGTCTAGACAAGCATCAAGGTCTGGTTACGGAGAATTAGCTGAAGTATTCAAAAGATTAGCTTGGGAAGAAGCAGAACACGCAGCAAGATTCTGTGAAATGAACGGAATCATTAAAGATGATCTCAAAGCTAACATTGAAATGATGTTAGAAGGAGAAAAAATGGCTAACGCTGAAAAAAGAGAAGCATCTGAAAAAGCTGCAGCTGAAAACCTCGAAGATGCAACTGACTTCTTCAAAGAAAGTTCCAAAGATGAAGGACGCCACTACAAAATCTTAGAAGGAATTTTAGAAAGATACTTCTAG
- a CDS encoding DNA-directed RNA polymerase subunit L — protein MMDNNTNIEIIEDKTLELEFIVHGESHGVCNALRHILMQDSDVEYAVYNIDHPLTGEPNMTIKTKRGKRPRKVLKKAASQLKDDAADFKKLIEETL, from the coding sequence ATGATGGATAACAATACCAATATTGAAATTATTGAAGATAAAACATTAGAACTTGAATTTATTGTACATGGCGAAAGCCACGGAGTATGTAATGCACTTAGACACATCTTAATGCAAGATAGTGATGTTGAATATGCTGTTTACAATATTGACCATCCTCTTACCGGTGAACCAAATATGACCATCAAAACCAAAAGAGGAAAAAGACCAAGGAAAGTATTGAAAAAAGCAGCTAGCCAACTTAAAGATGATGCTGCAGACTTTAAAAAACTTATTGAAGAAACTTTATAA
- the cobI gene encoding precorrin-2 C(20)-methyltransferase, protein MAKKGKLIGIGVGPGDTELLTLKAAKVLESVPVIFSPKSAKEKKSIALSIVTPILEKRKDYKRLMVVEPLFPMIEDQQELEKYWNSAAELIANYLDSGRDVAFITLGDPSIFSTYSYTQKKLANRYEIETIPGITSFTACAAAKNEPLVEKNDILTIVPKIDGRLDNFLEHSDSIVLMKASRNTKELESAIDEKNRPKEVFSVQNCTQENEKIVEGFSTEKPYLTTTIIKFTDD, encoded by the coding sequence ATGGCGAAAAAAGGAAAGTTAATTGGAATTGGTGTTGGACCTGGAGATACAGAATTACTTACTTTAAAAGCAGCTAAAGTTTTAGAAAGTGTTCCGGTAATATTTTCACCAAAATCCGCAAAAGAAAAGAAAAGTATAGCATTGTCAATTGTAACACCAATTTTAGAAAAAAGAAAAGATTATAAAAGATTAATGGTTGTAGAACCTTTATTCCCAATGATTGAAGATCAGCAAGAGCTTGAAAAATATTGGAATAGTGCTGCAGAATTAATAGCTAATTATTTAGACAGCGGAAGAGATGTAGCTTTTATAACTCTTGGAGATCCTTCAATATTTAGTACATATTCATATACTCAAAAGAAACTGGCCAATAGATATGAAATAGAAACAATACCCGGGATTACTTCATTTACTGCCTGTGCAGCTGCTAAAAATGAACCTTTAGTTGAAAAAAATGACATATTAACTATTGTTCCAAAAATAGATGGCAGATTGGACAATTTCCTGGAACATAGTGATTCAATCGTTTTAATGAAAGCTTCCAGAAATACAAAAGAATTGGAATCTGCTATTGATGAAAAAAACAGACCTAAAGAAGTATTTTCAGTACAAAATTGTACCCAAGAAAATGAAAAAATAGTGGAAGGTTTTTCAACTGAAAAACCATACCTTACAACAACCATAATTAAATTTACAGATGACTAA
- a CDS encoding transcription factor S — protein MEFCPECGSMLLPTEDNELKCSCGYTKKLSKDKSEYNVNEKIKENDSVIEKGEDVNTLPTTKAVCPECGHTEASWWLQQTRSADEAETRFFKCLKCGHTWREYD, from the coding sequence ATGGAATTTTGTCCTGAATGTGGATCAATGTTACTTCCAACAGAAGACAATGAATTAAAATGTAGTTGCGGATATACTAAAAAATTATCAAAAGATAAATCAGAATATAATGTTAATGAAAAAATTAAAGAAAATGATAGTGTTATTGAAAAAGGAGAAGATGTAAATACACTTCCAACTACAAAAGCGGTTTGTCCAGAATGTGGTCACACAGAAGCTTCATGGTGGTTACAACAAACCCGTAGTGCTGATGAAGCTGAAACACGTTTCTTTAAGTGTCTTAAATGTGGACACACATGGAGAGAATACGATTAA
- a CDS encoding helicase C-terminal domain-containing protein, translating to MSNSIFCPNCGMLKSNCTCGHSNNEVSSSNGDSVDLFSFQKPRSSSILDDEIPEVYSIEDHRLDEDTVSYLQGKYPHIETDIIENFPFETPRVGQLDIIQDINDAIRQGYKYIILEAGTGTGKSAIATTLAKMYGSAYILTMTKQLQAQYADEFDFPLVKGRQNFACLNDNLESTCDMGTCKTTPTSSNFFCPYGVAKNPTLDAELAFEDSYGGTVFYQSGQHCHYWNQKANAVNSPITLMNYDYGILELNYVKHFGTRSLLILDEAHNIENKLMKTMEVNLFNYRLEKDINKVISKETLKDGELEDWIMEIAAITESYEDIDIKDISKNKADRVRSTIGRLKSLKNNLEKEPKNWVIDADDTGVTFKPLKVHHYATNNLLKYGDVVIFMSATILSHKMFSKWLGLNPNEVYHIKVDSPFSKEKRPIILDLAGKMSANRIKDTAPKTIPILQKILEKHKGDKGLIHTNSYKCQRYINRNLPNSRLISHTSKNREEVLNYFEKDENPLVLVSPSMSEGVDLPYDKCRFQVIYKIPFPYLGDKQVDMRRRRDQKWYAYKTVMTLMQAYGRGMRAEDDSCYTYILDSDVNMILKSPLYRSLIPDFFKEAIVRLKD from the coding sequence ATGTCTAATTCTATTTTTTGTCCAAATTGTGGTATGTTAAAAAGTAATTGTACTTGCGGTCATTCAAATAATGAGGTTTCTTCATCAAATGGGGATTCTGTTGATTTGTTTAGCTTTCAAAAGCCAAGATCTTCTTCTATTTTAGATGATGAAATTCCTGAAGTTTATTCTATTGAAGACCACAGGTTAGATGAAGATACAGTTTCTTATCTTCAGGGAAAATACCCGCACATTGAAACAGACATAATTGAAAATTTTCCTTTTGAAACACCTAGGGTGGGGCAGCTTGATATTATACAGGATATTAACGATGCAATTCGTCAGGGATATAAATATATTATTTTGGAAGCAGGAACAGGAACAGGTAAATCTGCAATAGCTACAACATTAGCTAAAATGTACGGTTCTGCTTATATTTTAACAATGACAAAACAGTTGCAGGCTCAATATGCTGATGAGTTTGATTTCCCTTTAGTTAAAGGTAGGCAGAATTTTGCCTGTTTAAATGATAATTTAGAGTCTACATGTGATATGGGAACTTGTAAGACAACGCCAACTTCAAGTAACTTTTTCTGCCCATATGGTGTAGCTAAAAATCCTACTTTAGATGCAGAATTAGCTTTTGAAGATTCTTATGGTGGAACTGTATTTTATCAATCAGGTCAGCACTGCCATTATTGGAATCAGAAGGCAAATGCAGTTAACTCTCCAATTACTTTGATGAACTATGACTATGGAATTCTGGAGTTAAATTATGTAAAACATTTTGGTACAAGATCTTTATTGATTTTAGATGAAGCTCATAATATTGAAAATAAATTAATGAAGACAATGGAAGTTAATTTATTTAATTACCGTTTAGAGAAGGATATTAATAAAGTAATATCTAAAGAAACATTGAAAGACGGGGAACTTGAAGACTGGATAATGGAAATTGCAGCTATTACAGAAAGCTATGAAGATATTGACATTAAAGATATTTCTAAAAATAAGGCGGATAGAGTGAGGTCAACTATCGGAAGGCTTAAGTCACTTAAAAATAACCTGGAAAAAGAACCTAAAAATTGGGTTATTGATGCGGATGATACAGGTGTTACATTTAAACCATTAAAAGTTCATCACTATGCTACCAATAATTTATTAAAATACGGGGATGTTGTTATATTTATGAGTGCAACTATCCTTTCCCATAAGATGTTTTCAAAGTGGTTAGGTTTAAATCCTAATGAAGTATATCATATTAAAGTTGACAGTCCATTTTCAAAAGAAAAAAGGCCTATTATTTTAGATTTGGCAGGTAAAATGTCTGCAAACAGGATTAAAGATACTGCACCTAAAACAATTCCTATTTTGCAAAAAATTCTGGAAAAACATAAGGGCGATAAAGGTTTGATTCATACCAACAGCTATAAATGTCAAAGGTATATTAATCGGAATTTGCCTAATTCAAGGTTAATTTCACATACTTCAAAAAATAGGGAAGAGGTATTAAATTATTTTGAAAAAGATGAAAATCCTTTGGTTTTGGTATCTCCGTCAATGAGTGAAGGGGTGGATTTGCCATACGACAAATGCAGATTCCAGGTTATTTATAAAATTCCTTTCCCTTATCTTGGAGATAAGCAGGTTGATATGAGACGTAGAAGAGACCAAAAATGGTATGCATATAAAACAGTAATGACTCTTATGCAGGCTTATGGTCGTGGAATGCGTGCAGAAGATGATTCTTGTTATACTTATATCTTAGATAGTGATGTTAACATGATTCTTAAAAGTCCATTATATCGCTCTTTAATCCCTGACTTCTTTAAGGAAGCTATTGTCAGGCTTAAGGATTAA
- a CDS encoding molybdopterin molybdotransferase MoeA, which produces MFLSKLDSLKDALKLIENNQKVMDYEEIPLKDAHKRVLAEDIISFHDSPPFDKSAMDGFALKGVNTFGASQSNPKHLKIVDSIGAGDFCDKTIGENEAIVIATGSPVPEGADAVLMKEYTTTQGDELTIYSQVTPGENVSPKAEDISKGDVVLSKNTFIRYQEMGLIASAGYNTVKVFKKPKVKVIITGNELVEPTKEEISKAKIINSNQYTIGSMLEDCGVIFDICHVKDSFEEVKEAILESLEEYDVIMTTGGTAISKGDVVLDVVGDIGEILFHGVSIRPGKPIGAGIANDKMIFTFSGQPVAAMSQFDIFARKYLFNMQGRDFNFHIVQRESLLKIPSQLGRTDFIRAFSDDDFARHVLNRGSGIIRSMVEANSYIIIDENDEGYQKGDIVDVVFFDSLIW; this is translated from the coding sequence ATGTTTTTGTCTAAATTAGATTCTCTAAAAGATGCTTTAAAATTAATAGAAAATAATCAGAAGGTAATGGATTATGAAGAAATACCTTTAAAAGATGCTCATAAAAGGGTATTGGCTGAGGATATTATTTCTTTTCATGATTCTCCTCCTTTTGACAAATCTGCAATGGATGGTTTTGCTCTTAAGGGAGTAAATACTTTTGGAGCATCACAAAGTAATCCTAAGCATTTAAAAATTGTTGATTCAATTGGTGCAGGGGATTTTTGTGATAAGACAATAGGTGAAAATGAAGCTATTGTAATAGCTACAGGATCTCCTGTGCCTGAAGGTGCAGATGCTGTTCTAATGAAGGAATATACTACAACACAGGGGGATGAATTAACTATTTACAGTCAGGTCACTCCAGGTGAAAATGTAAGCCCAAAAGCTGAAGATATCAGTAAAGGTGATGTGGTTTTATCTAAAAATACATTTATCAGATATCAGGAAATGGGTTTAATAGCTTCTGCAGGTTACAATACAGTTAAAGTTTTTAAAAAGCCTAAAGTAAAAGTAATTATTACTGGTAATGAACTTGTAGAGCCGACTAAGGAAGAAATATCTAAAGCTAAAATAATCAACTCTAACCAGTACACAATTGGCTCAATGCTTGAAGACTGCGGGGTTATTTTTGATATTTGTCATGTAAAAGATAGTTTTGAAGAAGTCAAAGAAGCTATTTTGGAATCATTGGAAGAATATGACGTTATAATGACTACTGGTGGAACAGCTATCAGTAAAGGTGATGTTGTTTTAGATGTTGTTGGTGACATTGGTGAAATACTGTTCCATGGTGTATCCATAAGGCCTGGAAAGCCTATTGGTGCAGGTATTGCTAATGATAAAATGATATTTACATTTTCAGGACAGCCAGTTGCAGCTATGTCTCAATTTGATATCTTTGCAAGGAAATATTTATTTAATATGCAGGGCAGAGACTTTAATTTCCATATCGTCCAAAGAGAATCTTTATTAAAAATTCCTTCTCAGCTTGGAAGAACTGATTTCATCCGTGCATTTTCAGATGATGATTTTGCAAGGCATGTGTTAAACAGAGGTTCTGGTATAATCAGGTCTATGGTGGAGGCAAACAGCTACATCATAATAGATGAAAATGATGAAGGATATCAAAAAGGCGATATAGTTGATGTTGTCTTCTTTGATTCATTAATTTGGTAG
- a CDS encoding NUDIX domain-containing protein, which yields MGDYKIPSLTTDIFIFDENTDFILIKRKNDPFKNHWALPGGFVEYGETVETAAIREAKEETNIDVELLDLVNVYSKPDRDPRGHTITVAYIAKGNMDNKKADSDACEIGIFSQKDLVNIELAFDHAKIINDCLNAVSSKF from the coding sequence ATGGGAGATTATAAAATTCCTTCATTAACCACAGACATTTTTATTTTTGATGAAAACACTGATTTTATTCTTATTAAACGAAAAAATGATCCATTTAAAAATCATTGGGCTCTTCCAGGAGGCTTTGTAGAATATGGTGAAACTGTAGAAACAGCAGCTATTCGTGAAGCTAAAGAAGAAACAAACATTGATGTAGAACTGTTAGATTTAGTTAATGTTTACTCAAAACCTGATAGAGACCCTCGTGGGCACACAATAACCGTAGCTTATATAGCCAAAGGAAATATGGATAATAAAAAAGCAGATAGTGATGCCTGTGAAATAGGTATTTTTTCCCAAAAAGATTTGGTCAACATCGAACTTGCTTTCGACCATGCAAAAATTATTAACGATTGTTTAAATGCCGTTTCAAGTAAATTTTAA
- a CDS encoding FprA family A-type flavoprotein, with protein MKANAQKIGDGVYWIGVLDWDLRSYHGYTLDGTTYNAYIVFGEDHVAVIDNAYPGKTQEMMARIEDAFAQEGRDEVVVDYIIQNHVEKDHSGVLVDLHKRFPEAPIYCSEIAVKGLLKHYPALEGAEFVTVGTGDTLEMDGRTFAFLDAFLLHWPDSMFTLLVDDGILFPNDAFGQHLCFTKRFDHEVPEYVLMDAAQKFYANLITPLSKLVLKKLNEVVELGLLEQIKMIAPSHGQIWTDPMKIIGAYTDWAQGVCEDKITIVYDTMHYSTQKMAHELAEGAISEGYDVEIFYLHEDERSEIVKSILTSKGIAIGDPTINDEPYPSIGDIMYYLKGLRFDKTNINRKAVTFGSMGGKGGTAKKLAEKLENYGFDVVDSQEIYYIPTEEENIDSYELGKTLAKACKEL; from the coding sequence ATGAAAGCAAATGCTCAAAAAATCGGTGATGGAGTATATTGGATTGGTGTACTCGATTGGGACTTAAGAAGTTACCATGGATACACTTTAGACGGAACAACCTATAATGCATACATTGTATTTGGTGAAGACCACGTAGCTGTTATTGATAATGCTTACCCGGGTAAAACTCAAGAAATGATGGCACGTATTGAAGATGCTTTCGCACAAGAAGGCAGAGATGAAGTAGTTGTAGATTACATTATTCAAAATCACGTTGAAAAAGATCACTCAGGAGTTCTTGTAGATTTACATAAAAGATTCCCTGAAGCACCAATTTACTGTTCAGAAATTGCTGTAAAAGGTCTTTTAAAACATTATCCCGCATTAGAAGGTGCAGAATTTGTTACTGTAGGTACAGGCGACACTTTAGAAATGGACGGCAGAACCTTTGCATTTTTAGATGCATTCTTATTACACTGGCCTGACAGTATGTTTACCTTACTTGTAGATGATGGAATTTTATTCCCAAATGACGCATTCGGTCAACATTTATGTTTCACAAAAAGATTCGACCACGAAGTTCCAGAATATGTGTTAATGGATGCTGCACAAAAATTCTATGCTAACTTAATCACTCCACTTTCCAAACTTGTTCTTAAAAAATTAAACGAAGTAGTGGAATTAGGTTTACTTGAACAAATCAAAATGATTGCACCGTCCCACGGTCAAATCTGGACTGACCCAATGAAAATTATCGGAGCTTATACTGACTGGGCACAAGGTGTATGTGAAGACAAAATTACAATTGTCTACGATACTATGCACTACTCTACCCAAAAAATGGCTCATGAATTAGCTGAAGGTGCTATATCTGAAGGTTACGATGTTGAAATATTCTACTTGCACGAAGATGAAAGAAGTGAAATCGTTAAAAGTATTTTAACCAGTAAAGGAATAGCTATCGGAGATCCTACCATTAATGACGAACCATACCCAAGTATTGGGGACATCATGTACTACTTAAAAGGTCTTAGATTTGATAAAACAAACATCAACAGAAAAGCAGTCACATTTGGTTCAATGGGTGGAAAAGGAGGAACTGCTAAAAAACTCGCAGAAAAACTTGAAAATTACGGATTTGACGTAGTGGACTCCCAAGAAATTTATTACATCCCAACTGAAGAAGAGAATATTGACAGTTATGAGTTAGGAAAAACTTTAGCTAAAGCATGTAAAGAATTATAA
- the purL gene encoding phosphoribosylformylglycinamidine synthase subunit PurL: MTLTDSEMEYIEGILGRKMNELEEGMLDVMFSEHCSYKSSRPILGTFPTEGENIILGPGDDAGLVSVTDKYALAVGMESHNHPSAIEPYGGAGTGIGGILRDIISMGARPIALLDSLRFGSLDDEKSKYLFEHVVEGISDYGNRVGVPTVAGEVEFDDSFRTNPLVNVMCVGLVEKDKIVRGKAPYVGDVFLLMGGTTGRDGIHGVTFASEELTSDSETEDRPAVQVADPFTKKRVLEASLEILDEINVSGVKDLGGGGLTCCISELVDESNNGARVDLRNIPLRETGMTPYEIMLSESQERMVFVINPKDVKKAQEICDKHEIVSAVIGEVIDGNNMIIDDEGSSLADLPTILLADPPSLNRELKEIAEDTSKVEVDHPPVRQSLLELLSSPNIASKQWVYKQYDHEVQVRTVVKPGDDAAVLRIDDDTAIALTTDANTIHTKLSPFDGGAGCVAEAIRNVISMGATPYAVVDCLNFGNPETPEILWQFKRTIEGMSLVAENFNAPVISGNVSFYNETEGIKINPTPAVGVIGVENIENIRTMDFKNSGDKILLIGTTYDEVTGSEYHRTIHNIEKGMAPRIRIEDELANGKTILKLLDEDSSKNITAVHDVSHGGLAVALSEMVMKGNIGCEIDLDSIITSEDLEESDLIYSESHGRYIITVNADAVDEILNKIDVPVAIIGEVKGAVLKLGDNEFTIDELNDSYHGVIEKYMA, encoded by the coding sequence ATGACTTTGACAGATTCTGAAATGGAATATATTGAAGGAATCCTTGGCAGGAAAATGAATGAGTTGGAAGAAGGGATGTTAGATGTAATGTTTTCAGAACATTGCTCTTACAAAAGCAGTAGGCCAATTTTAGGCACATTTCCTACTGAGGGTGAAAATATTATTTTAGGTCCTGGAGATGATGCAGGTTTAGTTTCAGTAACTGATAAATATGCTTTGGCTGTAGGTATGGAAAGTCACAACCATCCTTCAGCTATTGAGCCTTATGGAGGGGCAGGTACTGGAATCGGGGGAATTTTAAGAGATATTATTTCTATGGGTGCAAGACCAATAGCTCTTTTAGATTCTTTACGTTTTGGATCTTTAGATGATGAAAAATCAAAATATTTATTTGAACATGTTGTAGAGGGAATTTCCGACTATGGTAACAGGGTAGGAGTTCCAACAGTAGCAGGTGAAGTTGAATTTGATGATTCATTTAGAACAAATCCCTTAGTTAATGTAATGTGCGTGGGACTTGTTGAAAAAGACAAAATCGTTCGCGGAAAAGCTCCGTATGTTGGAGATGTCTTTTTATTGATGGGTGGTACAACTGGCCGTGACGGAATTCATGGTGTAACATTTGCATCAGAAGAGTTAACTTCAGATAGTGAAACAGAAGACAGGCCTGCTGTACAGGTAGCTGATCCATTTACTAAAAAAAGAGTTTTAGAAGCTTCACTTGAAATTTTGGACGAAATTAATGTTAGCGGAGTTAAAGATTTAGGTGGTGGAGGATTGACCTGCTGTATTTCAGAGCTTGTTGATGAATCAAATAACGGTGCAAGAGTTGATTTACGCAATATTCCTTTAAGGGAAACTGGAATGACTCCATATGAAATCATGCTTTCAGAATCTCAGGAAAGGATGGTTTTTGTAATTAATCCTAAAGATGTTAAAAAAGCACAGGAAATCTGTGATAAACACGAAATTGTTTCAGCAGTTATAGGGGAAGTTATTGACGGAAATAATATGATAATTGATGATGAAGGTTCTTCTTTAGCTGATTTGCCAACTATCTTATTGGCGGATCCCCCTTCACTTAATCGTGAATTAAAAGAAATAGCTGAAGATACCTCAAAAGTTGAAGTGGATCATCCTCCAGTTAGGCAATCATTACTTGAACTTTTATCTTCACCTAATATTGCTTCTAAACAATGGGTTTACAAACAATATGACCATGAAGTTCAGGTAAGAACTGTTGTAAAACCAGGTGATGATGCAGCTGTTTTAAGAATTGATGATGATACTGCTATTGCACTCACAACTGATGCAAATACAATCCACACCAAATTATCTCCGTTTGACGGTGGTGCAGGTTGTGTGGCTGAAGCTATTCGTAATGTAATTTCTATGGGTGCAACTCCTTATGCTGTTGTAGATTGTCTTAATTTCGGAAATCCTGAAACTCCGGAAATTTTGTGGCAATTTAAAAGAACAATTGAAGGTATGTCTCTTGTAGCTGAGAATTTTAATGCTCCAGTTATCAGTGGAAATGTAAGTTTCTATAATGAAACCGAAGGTATTAAAATCAATCCTACTCCTGCTGTTGGTGTTATAGGTGTTGAAAACATTGAAAACATCAGAACAATGGACTTTAAAAACTCTGGTGATAAAATCCTTTTAATCGGTACTACCTATGATGAGGTAACCGGTTCTGAATATCACAGGACTATCCATAATATTGAAAAAGGTATGGCTCCAAGAATAAGGATTGAAGATGAATTGGCTAACGGTAAAACTATTTTAAAATTACTTGATGAAGATTCATCTAAAAATATTACAGCTGTTCATGATGTATCTCATGGTGGATTGGCTGTTGCATTATCAGAAATGGTTATGAAAGGTAATATTGGTTGTGAAATAGATTTGGATTCAATTATAACTTCTGAGGATTTGGAAGAATCAGATTTAATTTATAGTGAATCACATGGTAGATATATTATAACAGTAAATGCTGATGCTGTTGATGAAATATTAAATAAAATAGATGTTCCTGTAGCTATTATAGGGGAAGTTAAAGGAGCTGTTTTAAAACTTGGAGATAATGAATTTACCATTGATGAATTAAATGATTCTTATCATGGAGTTATTGAAAAATATATGGCTTAA
- a CDS encoding site-2 protease family protein — MNGIYYYLIAFIVIWILAFGLKNKLTNHGFEIQFPLIMWRTEKFKNFIKRMANLSPKFWKWFMNIGIVISYIAMIYITWTLVSSLSSMLETPSVSLVIPGVEMPGSSIYVPLGYGLIALATVLIVHEFSHGILAIVEKINVKSVGLMLFAILPGAFMEPDEEEMKEAKKSSKLRIYAAGSMANITLAVMALLIVSAVGSYVIPSTFEEDGIEVDRLVGDSPASKVLKEGMIIESIDNHKVHDSNSYVNAVNNLKPGQNITIGTNEGDYSIILDKNPNNESKGYMGIQAAKHYELNDGVASIYGDTLPWIWFGVLELFQWICILNLGIGLFNLLPLKPLDGGHMFETLLSYKLPKYFYKPIVNSLSLILGMIIIFSIVYGFL, encoded by the coding sequence ATGAATGGTATTTATTATTATTTAATAGCTTTCATTGTTATCTGGATATTGGCATTTGGACTGAAAAATAAATTAACTAATCATGGATTTGAAATTCAGTTTCCTCTTATAATGTGGAGAACTGAAAAGTTTAAAAATTTCATAAAAAGAATGGCTAATCTTTCTCCAAAGTTTTGGAAATGGTTTATGAATATAGGGATTGTAATTTCATATATTGCAATGATATATATTACATGGACTCTGGTTAGTTCATTATCATCAATGTTGGAAACTCCTTCAGTTTCTTTAGTTATTCCTGGTGTTGAAATGCCGGGTTCATCAATTTATGTTCCTTTGGGATATGGATTAATTGCTTTAGCTACTGTATTGATAGTTCATGAATTTTCTCATGGCATATTGGCTATTGTTGAGAAAATAAATGTTAAATCAGTAGGTTTGATGTTATTCGCAATTCTTCCGGGAGCATTTATGGAACCTGATGAGGAAGAAATGAAAGAAGCTAAGAAATCTTCTAAATTAAGAATATATGCTGCAGGGTCAATGGCAAACATTACTTTGGCAGTGATGGCTCTTTTAATAGTTTCTGCAGTAGGATCTTATGTTATTCCTTCTACTTTTGAAGAAGATGGGATTGAAGTTGACAGGCTTGTAGGTGATTCTCCCGCAAGTAAGGTTCTTAAAGAGGGAATGATTATTGAATCAATTGATAATCATAAGGTTCATGATTCAAACAGCTATGTAAATGCGGTTAATAATCTTAAACCTGGTCAAAACATAACTATAGGCACGAATGAAGGTGATTATTCTATAATTTTAGATAAAAATCCAAACAATGAGTCTAAAGGATATATGGGTATTCAAGCAGCTAAACATTATGAATTAAATGATGGTGTAGCTAGCATATATGGTGATACACTGCCTTGGATATGGTTTGGGGTACTTGAACTGTTCCAGTGGATATGTATACTGAATTTAGGTATTGGTTTATTTAATTTACTTCCATTAAAACCATTGGACGGAGGGCACATGTTTGAAACATTGCTTAGCTATAAACTGCCTAAATACTTCTATAAACCTATTGTAAATTCATTATCTTTGATTTTAGGAATGATTATTATATTTAGCATTGTATATGGATTTTTATAA
- a CDS encoding V4R domain-containing protein, whose protein sequence is MIKQKPLQIFSKDADMGIDVVKSPVKLTILEMLRSNDMEFDEIVKNTGKSKSTISVHLKSLREDGIISYRLGESDSRRKIFYLNSKYLGSVEVSKKNEIEETRAEYLIENIVENDGDFTVLLFHTLRSMLIQEGINIDPVLHSTGIRMGQSLYNKLYDDDLEVFIENIAEFWETKGLGKLSFKLGQIIKITASDCFECELLPKTGKPACYLDTGIFQALFSEFFGLPVRVIEIQCCSMGDENCVFEIEPFKRK, encoded by the coding sequence ATGATTAAACAAAAACCACTTCAGATATTTTCTAAAGATGCGGATATGGGTATTGATGTTGTTAAAAGCCCAGTCAAACTTACAATTTTGGAAATGCTTCGTAGCAATGACATGGAATTTGATGAAATTGTTAAAAATACGGGTAAATCAAAATCTACAATTTCTGTACATTTAAAAAGTTTACGGGAAGATGGAATAATCTCATACAGATTAGGCGAGTCAGACAGCAGAAGAAAAATTTTTTATTTAAATTCAAAATATCTTGGTTCTGTAGAAGTATCAAAGAAAAATGAAATTGAAGAAACAAGAGCTGAATATTTAATTGAGAACATTGTTGAAAATGACGGAGATTTCACAGTCTTATTATTCCATACTTTAAGGTCCATGCTTATACAGGAAGGAATAAATATTGATCCGGTATTGCATTCTACTGGTATACGTATGGGACAATCTTTATATAATAAGTTGTATGATGATGATTTGGAAGTATTTATAGAAAATATTGCTGAATTTTGGGAAACAAAAGGCTTAGGTAAATTATCTTTTAAATTAGGTCAAATTATCAAAATCACAGCTTCCGATTGTTTTGAATGTGAATTGCTTCCAAAAACAGGAAAACCGGCATGTTATTTGGACACAGGTATTTTTCAAGCTTTGTTCAGCGAATTTTTCGGATTGCCTGTTCGTGTAATTGAAATTCAATGCTGTTCAATGGGCGATGAAAACTGTGTTTTTGAAATTGAGCCTTTTAAACGCAAATAA